The sequence CTCGTCCAGAATCGGTCGCACTTTCGGCTGGAGTTCCTCCCACTCCGCCTCCGGGTCGCTGTCGCCGACGATGCCGTTGCCCGCGAACAGCGTCGCCCGCGTCCCGCCCGCGACTCCGGAGCGAATCCCGACGGCGAACTCGCCGTCGCCTTCGGCGTCGAACCAACCGACGGGCGAGGCGTACCAGCCGCGGTCGAACGACTCGGTCTGTCGAATCGTCTCCAGTGCCGCCTCCAGCGGCAGGCCGCCGACGGCGGGCGTCGGGTGCAGCGCCTCGACGAGCGACAGCACGTGCGTGTCGTCGTCGAGCGTCGCCGAAATGGGTGTCCAGAGGTGCTGGATGTTGCTCAGTTTGCGAATGCGTTTGTCGCGGGCGGTCACGTCGCCGAATCTCTCTAACTGCTCGCAGACGGTGTCGGCGACGAGTTGCTGTTCGTGCTGGAGTTTCTCGCTCTCCAGCAGCGACGCGGCGAAGTCGGCGTCGTCCTCGGGCGTCTCGCCGCGCGGCATCGACCCCGCCAGCGCCTCGGTCTCGACGGTTCGGCCGTCGCGCTTGACGAGGCGCTCCGGCGGCGGGCCGAAGAAGGCGGCCTCGTCGGTCGGTTGGACGAGGAAGCGATAACACTCGGGGTACGTCCGGCGCAGCCGTTCGAGCACGTCCGGGATGTCGACTCGCTCGGCGAGTTCGAGGTCCAGCGCCGTCGCCAACACGACTTTCAGCAGGTCGCCCGACCGGATGCGTTCGGTGACCTGTTCGACCTGCGCGACCCACTCGTCTCTGGGTGTCCGCCAGCGTCTGTCGACGACGCCGGGCGACCCGCCGCTGGGTCGCATCATCGGCAGTTCCGAGAGCGAATCGCGCGCGGCGTCGAGCGCCGAGTCGGCCGTTTCGGGCGTCGCGTCCGGCCCGTACTCGACGACGGTGAGCCACGTCGCGTCGTCGCCGCGGGTCAACTGCACGCGCGGGAGGACGAACGTCGCCGCCGCGAAGCCGGTCCACGGCGGCGTCTCCTCGTGACCGGCGTCGAACGAGAGGCCGCCGAGCATCCGCGGCCGCGTCGCCGCCGGCCCTTCGTGGTCGACGTCGTCGAAGACGGCGGCCGCCTCGTCGCGGAGGTGGTCGAACCGCTCCGGTCCCGACGCGCTGAGGTGCGCCGCCGCCCCGCCGCCGACGAGTTCGAGGCCGTCGGGCGACGCCCAGTGGACTCGGGGGGCGGTCTGGTCGGCGAGGAAGGCCCGAAACGAAACGTCCGGAATCTCGCAGGACCGACTCACGAGCGTCGCCTCGGCGTGCGACGCCGTCGTCTGCTGGTTGCGCTGCGCCGGGTTCATCTAAGGGGGGTTAGGACGCGGGGCTTTTGAACCCCACCTTTTGCGCTGCGGGCGCGCTTCGCGCGCCCTCGGCAAAAGCTGTCTTCGCGGTGAAACCGCGAAGGCTTAGCAGACGCGAAGCGTCTGCTCTCGGACCAAAAGCACTCGTCACTCACTTCGGCGGCTTCGCCGCCTCCGTTCGTTCCTCGGCCCACTCGCTCGGCTTCGCCTCGCTCGCGGAGAACAGCTTTCAATCGGAAAAACAGCACATAGCGCCTCTTTAGTTCCCCCTCTCGTAGTATTCGTTCATAAGAGTGCGTCGATTCAACCACTTTTGGAATTCTTCTCGGTTTGATTGGCAGATGAAGATGAAATTCACCTTGCAGTCCGCTTGCTCAAGAACTTGGTAATCAATCTCATCGCTGATGATTTGATTTTCAATGTCTCTAAGCTGTATAATTCCCTCAAGCGGGTACGGAATGTCATTTCGAATAGCAAATAGTGTATCACTCAATGAACTCCAGTTATCGAGAGACGTGATGCCTTCAAATGAAAAATCGCCTTCTCGTCCAATAACTTCAACCAAGTTGGCTCCCTCTGGTGAGTCATCTGCGGGGAGTAACTGGCATTCACAAGAAAAACGATACAATGTTGAAATATTGTCTATATCTAGTTCTTTGATTCGTGGTATCGTGTTGTCATCAAGAAGGTCATTCACTACACGTTTTGTTTGAATATAATCCTCGCTGTGGTTCACCGTCTTCATAACACTCTCTCTAGTCTGCTTTTCTCCTTGGATATTCCCGGGTAAAAACGCACTCAGTCCAGCCCGAAGTTTGCTTCTTTCTTCCTCTTCTCTGACCACTTTCGAGGTATCATCAATTCGATCGAAGAACAACTGTTGAATGTGTGAGGGCGAATAATAGAGAATGTGTTGATACGATATACTGTCCATTTACAATGGGTGTTGTAGTATCGGATTATAGTATTTTCTAGCGTCCATCGTTTGGGCTAACAAGTCCAAAACATAGGGCATTCGTGGAACATCAGCTCCCTATCTAGTGCAAATTCGTCAGGTAGCTACTGCCGTGGAATTCGACGAAACTACGTTATCAGGGCCCTGTTGAAACCCTCATCCGATGACAGATGTGGCGTGCTGAATACAGAGGGATGTATTCAGCAAGCCATTGATGTTTGTTTCACTCAGCCAGTAATGAAACAGCCCTCAGGTAGTGTGCATTTACCGCTTCAATCTCGCACCGCTGTCTGCTCCGGAGGATATAGGTCGCATCACAGACATACAGTAGACAGTTCAATATGCACGACGCTATAGCCGAGACACTTCCGGGGTGGGCCACCTATCTTGCGGTGGTTTTCACCGTCGTCCTTGGTTTTCTTGTGGGCGATTTCTTTGGACTCGGTATTCTAAGTCGGGTTGTAGTAACTCTAGCTATGTATGTGATATTTAGTAAGACACTCAGCCTCATTTTGAACTAAAGAAGTATATACAGTTGCTTTTATTGAATATGAGAACTACCTGTATTTAACACCAAGACTAGCAGGGGTCGAGTGACCGACTCGCGCCCTGTATTCAGCACGAATCCTGAAATCTATCACCGCTTGAGGGTTTCAACAGAGCCGTTATCAGCTATACCGCTCTTCGTTCCACGGATTAGCAGTATTCGAGTAACCACGTTTCTCCCAGTAACCACGCTCGGCTTCGGTGAGGAACTCAACGCCCTCGACCCATTTGGCCCCTTTGTAGGCGTACTTGTGCGGGGTGACGACGCGGAGGGGGCCGCCGTGGTCCGCCGGGAGCGGTTCGCCGTCGTACTCGTAGACGAACAGCACCTCGTCGCGCATGCACTCTTCGAGCGAGAGGTTCGTCGTGTAGCCGTCGAGCGCGTGGAACATCACGTGGACCGCGTCGTCGTCGACGCCGGCCATCTTCGCGAGCGTCGGGAACGTCACGCCCGTGAACTCGCAGTCGAACTTGCTCCACCCGGTGACGCAGTGGAAATCCTGGATATGGGTTTCTGCGGGCAGGTCTTTGAACTCCTCGTAGGAGAACTGCAACTGCTCGCCGACCGCGCCCCAGACGTCGAACTGCCACGACGCCGGGTCCCACGAGGGCGTCCCGCTCTTCGAGAGCACCGGGAACCGCTCGGTCTTGCGCTGGCCGGGCGGGAGTCTATCCCCGCCGAACTCCTCGTAGAGACCGGTGACGTTCTTGCTCATACCGCATCGTTCGTCGCCACTCACCTATCGTTGTCGACTCTCTCCGTGAATTTGTACAGGGGCGCTGGTGGATGCGCGAAAACGAAACCGACGTTTGCGGCTCCACGACCGTCATCGTGATAGCTCGTACCGTAGGGCGCCTGCGAACGTTTCACTCGGCGTCAACTTTAAATACGGCGTATCCAAACCCACGTTCGATAAATGCCCAAAGTAAAGATGAACATCCCCGAGCACATCGAGATGCAGATCGCCCAACTCGTCGAACAGGGCGAGTTCGTCAACCGCGAGGAGGCGGTCGAAGAACTGCTCTCGACCGGTATGAAGGCTTACAAGACCAGCGGACCGATGGACAACGACGAACCGGGCTTCGAAGACGACGGGATGATGGGCCACGAAGACGAGTACGTCTTCTGAGCCACTCGTGTCGGTGTGGCAGAACGCCGCAATAACCCTTAAAACGAAAACAGACCTACCGATTTCTATGCACAAGGACGACCTGCTCGAACTACACGAACAGATGGTGATTATCATGGAGTACTTCCGCTCCCAGGAGGGCGTCGACTCGTCGCTGTTCGACCCCTACGACGAACTGAGCGTCGAGCCCTCGCACGTCCACAAGTCCAAGAGCGAGCACAAACACGCCGTCTTCGTCCTCGGCAACGCGCTGGCGAGCGCGATGAGCGACGACGAGTTCTCCAACGCGGGCCGCGTCGGCAAGCGGATGGAAGAACTGGCCAACGACGCCGAATCGAAGATATAACCCGTTTTCGACGCGCCCGTCGTTCCGCCACGCTAACGACTATCGTCCTCCCCCGTGAGCGTCCGCCATGGACCGGACGCTCATCGCCGGGAAAGTCGAGCAGGCCCGCGCCGCCGTCGCCTCCGACGACACCGACTGCTGGATCACCTTCTGCCGCGAAACCGACGAGGTCGACGAACCGTGTCTCCCCTACATCCTGGGTTTCGACGTCGTCTGGCCCACCGCCGTCGTCGTCGGTCCCGAGGCGTCGGCCGTCGTTCTCGGCCGCCACGACGCACCCAACGCCGAGCGGCTCGGCGTCCACGACGTCTACCCCTACGACGAATCGTTCGTCCCCGCGCTCCGGGAGGCGCTCGACTCCGTCGCCGCCGACGCCGAGACGGTCGCCGTCAACTTCGACCGCGACGACAACGTCGCCGACGGCCTCACGCACGGTCTCTACCTCCAACTCCGGGACGCCATCGGCGACGAGTACGAGTTCGCGAGCGCGGGCGACGTCGTCCGCGAGGTCCGCGGGCTGAAGTCCGCGACCGAGCGGGAACGCATCTACGCCGCCGCCGAGACGACCGAGGAGCTGCTCGCCGCGATGGTCGAGGCGTGGGACCCCTCGTGGACCGAAGCCGAAATCGTCGACTGGCTCCACGCGCGGATGACCGAGCGTGACCTCGGCAGCGCGTGGAGCTGGGAGTACTGCCCGACGGTCCACGCCGGCGGGGCGAGCGAAGTCGGCCACACGCTACCCGGCGACCGCAGCGTCCCGAGAAACGAGCTCCTGCACGTCGACTTCGGCGTCCGTCAGGACGGCTACTCGGCGGATATCCAGCGGCTGTACGTCCGCGGCGACGTGCCCGACGGCCTCCGGTCGGCGTTCGAGGACGTTCGCGCGGCCATCGACGCCGGCCACGAGGTGCTCGAAGCGGGAGTGGAAGGGCACGAAGTCGACACCGCGGCGCGGGAGGCGCTGACCGACGCCGGGTGGCCCGCTTTCGAGCACGCCTTCGGCCACCAGGTCGGCCGCGCCGCCCACGACGGCGGGACGTTGCTCGGTCCGCTCTGGGACCGCTACGGCGACGCTCCGAACGGCGAGGTTCGCGTCGGCGAGATATACACGATGGAGCTCGGCGTCGACACCGAGTGGGGCTACGTCGGCCAAGAGGAGATGGTCGAGATAACCGAGACGGGGACCGAGTGGGTGGTCGACCCGCAGACGGAACTGCGGTCGTTGTGACCGAGAGGGAGCGCACACGGCGCACCGAGCATCGGGTTTGATACTCCGGCCCGCCTTGGAGTCGGTATGTTCGCGGTTCCGTCGTGGCTCCCTCTCTCTCGACTCGCGCTCGTCGCCGTCGCCGTCGCCTGTCTGTACGTCGCGTGGCGGTTGGACGACCGCCGGGAACGACGAGTCGCCGCGCTTCGGTCGCGGCTGCTCTACGGGGTGCCGTGGGGGACGCTCGTCTCGGCGCTGTTCGTGCTCGCCGTCTACCTCGTCGTCCAGGGTGGGTACCAGTACTGGTATCGGCCCGTCGTCGTCCCCTTCCGAGCGTGGTCGTATCTCTACCCGACCGGCATGCTCACGGCCGCGTTCTCGCACTCGGGGGCGGGCCACCTCCTCGGCAATCTGTTCGGGACGCTGACGCTCGCGCCGCTGGTCGAGTACGCGTGGGGTCACTATCCGACGGCGCGCGAGGGTGAGAGCCTCGGGTCGTCGAAGTGGCGCGCCGACCCGCGGGTCCGCGCGTTTCTCCTCTTCCCCGCCGCCGTCGTCGCCGTCGGTCTCTTCACCGCCCTGTTCTCGGTGGGCCCCATCGTCGGCTTCTCGGGCGTCGTCTTCGCGTTCGCCGGGTTCGCGCTCGTCTACTACCCGCTCACCACCGTCCTGGCGCTGTCGGCCAGTCGCGTCGTCGACCTCCTGTACGACTCGCTGGTCGACCCGACGACCGTCGCGTCCTCGCGCGAGACCATCGTCTCCCCGTGGTGGGCGCAGATAGCGATTCAGGGGCACGCCATCGGGCTTCTCGCCGGCGTGTTTCTCGCGCTGTGGCTGGTCGACCGCCGCGGCGACGAGTTCCCTTCGGCGTTGCGACTCTGGACGGGCGTGCTCCTCTTTTCGGTCTCGCAGTCGCTCTGGGCGGTGTACTGGTACCGCGGCGGCGACAGCTACGTGCTCTTTCGCGCAGTCGGTCTCGCCCTCGTCCTCCTCTTGGCGACGCTCGTCGCCGCCGCCGTCGGTGCGAGCGGCCGTCCGCTCCTCGGCCGGGTCGGCGCGTCGGTTCGCGAGCGGGCCGGCGACGTCGTCGGTGACGGCTCGGGGCGTCGAACGCGAGAGAGCGGGGACGAGAGGGGCGGCGAAAGCGGCGGACGAAACGGACTCCGGTCGGTGACGGGCCGGCAGGCGGCCGTCGCCCTGCTGCTGGTCGGCGCGGCGGCGATAACCGGGCCGGCTATCGCGGTCAACATGGTGACGACGGCGGGCGACGACTCGCCCGGGGAGTCGGTGCAGGTCCGCGGCTACGAGGTGACCTACGCCGAGAACGTGACCAACGGGATGGTGTCGGTGCTCGACCTCGAAGGGTTCGGCGAGTCGACGAGCGTCACTACCTCCGGCGTCGTCGTGCGCAACCCCGACCGAAACATCTGGACGAGAGAGGTGTCGAAAGCGCAACTCGCGTTCAGAGGGCGGTCGGCGGTCCGCGTCGGCGGCGTCGGGTGGCGCGAGACGGTCGTCGCGAACCGAACCGGGTGGTCGCTCGCCGGCAGCAACGCGAGCTATCGAGTGACGCTCGCCGTCGACGGCGACGAGACGACGGCGTACACGTCGCCGCCGGCGACCGCCGAACCGGTCGTCGCCGGACAGAACGTCTCTATCGCGGCCGAGAACGAGAGCTTCCGCCTCGTCGTCGGCACCGAGAACGACACCGTCTCCGCGCCCGTCCCCCGGACGAACGAGTCGGTGACGCTCAGAGAGATTCGGTTCACGAACCGAGACGGAAAACTGTACGCCGAGACGAACGGGACCCGGGTGCGAGTCGCGTCGAGAGAGCGGTACCGGTGAGCGAGTTCACGACCACCGAATCCGGAACACCTCGGTGTCGAGGTCCTTCGTCGCCTCGTCGTGGAAGTCGAACTGTCGCTCCAGCGTCAGCGTCGCGCCGAAGGCGTGGGTGACCTCGCCGCCTTCGTCGGCGGCGAACGACTCGACGAACTCCCGGCTCCCCCGGTTGTGAATCGAGTACGAGACGTCGGCGAGTGCCGCCGCGGTGGAGAGAAACGCTCGGTCGGCCCCGCGGTTGCCGTTCTGCGCTCCGAACGGCGGGTTCATCAGCACCGTCGTCTTCGAGGCGCTGTCGGAGACGCACAGCGGGGCGCGCGTCGCGTCGGCGCGAACCCAGTGAATCGGCGTCGTGGTTCCGACCCGGCGTTCGTTGTCGCGGGCGGTGGCGAGCGCTTCGGCGTCGAGTTCGACGCCGACGACGCGGTCGGGGCCGCGAAGCGCCGCCCCGAGCGCCAACATCCCCGTGCCGGTGCCGAGGTCCACGACCGTCCGGCCGTCGACGTCGCCCTGCAAGTCCGCCAGGTGAACGACGTGGGCGGCGATATCCGGCGGCGTCGGATACTGTTCGAGACGGACCTGCGGGTTATCGAACCCGGCGACGACGGCCAGTTGCGTCTCCAGCGCGCGCCTGTCTCCCATCAGGCGAGAGTAGCGTCCCCCGAGAGCGTAAGCGTGACGCCCTCCTGTTCGGCGCGTTCGCGGAGCGCCGCGAGTGCGGGTTCGACCTTCTCGGTCGCAGCCACTTCGTCGACGACGACGTCGAGCCGACCCGCGCCGAGGAACGCCGCCGCGCGGACGTGGTCGCGGAGACGGTCGGCTTCCCGCTGAGTCGCCAGCGAGCAGTCCTCGTCGAAACGCGCCTCGACGACGAGCGTCGCCGGCTGGTAGCCTTCCTCGCCGAGCTCCGCTTTCAGGTCGCGGAGGTACGACGGCGCAGTCGAATCGAGCACCGTCGCGTCGAGACGAACCGGGGTGACGTCCGCCGGGCGACACCCGTCGAGCGCCTGTCGAACGTCGTGAGAGTGAGTAGTACTCATGCTACCACCGCATACCTTTTGGTTATACAAAAACCTTTGTGAATGCACAGTGCGCATAACTATCCGGCGTCGAGCGCCGTCGGGAGAGGATCGAGATGGAGATTCGCACGGACCTCACGAACACTAATACCCGATGCTGACATAACGACTCATGGGGGTCACACGCTCCAACCCCCACTCCCCTCGAATCCGGTGTCTACCGACCGCGAAACGCGTCTCACGTCGTGGACACCGGAACTCCCTGTCGTATGATTCCGAGCGGGAACTTCAACCTAGTAGACAACACTACGAGCGACCTCCAAATTTGTATTACATTATATATAATTTACCAAACATGGCAGAAGGCGACGCCTTGTTACGAATTGTCAGTCAAAGTTCTGTTACAAAGGTTTAAACCTTCCGTTGCCCACAAGCTTTTTATGGAACGTCCGAGTCGGCAGCGTCAGCGAGAGCAGCAAGCGGAACAGACGTCGGACGAGACCCTGCAGTGTCCGGAATGTAGTTCTACTGATGTTATCACGGACGCAGACCAGGGTGAACTCGTTTGCGACGACTGCGGCCTCGTCATCGACGAGCGCTCTATCGACCGCGGACCGGAGTGGCGGGCGTTCAACCACTCCGAGCGTCAGTCGAAGTCCCGCGTCGGCGCGCCGATCACCGAGACGATGCACGACCGCGGGCTGACGACGACCATCGACTGGAAGGACAAAGACGCCTACGGGCGCTCGCTCTCCTCGGAGAAGCGCAGTCAGATGCACCGACTGCGCAAGTGGCAGGAACGCATCCGAACCAAGGACGCCGGCGAGCGTAATCTCCAATTTGCGCTCAGCGAGATCGACCGGATGGCCTCCGCGCTGGGCGTCCCGCGGTCGGTTCGCGAAGTCGCGTCGGTCATCTACCGCCGCGCGCTCAACGAGGACCTCATCCGCGGGCGCTCAATCGAGGGTGTGGCCACGAGCGCGCTCTACGCGGCCTGCCGACAGGAGGGGATTCCGCGAAGCCTCGACGAAGTCGCCGAAGTATCCCGCGTACCGCAGAAGGAGATCGGTCGGACCTATCGCTACATCTCGCAGGAACTCGGTCTGGAGCTGAAACCCGTCGACCCCAAGCAGTTCGTTCCCCGCTTCGCCTCCGCGCTCGAACTCTCCGAGGAGGTGCAGGCGAAGGCGACCGAAATCATCGACGTCTCCGCCGAGCAGGGCCTGCTCTCGGGGAAGTCGCCGACCGGGTTCGCCGCCGCCGCCATCTACGCGGCGTCGCTTCTGTGCAACGAGAAGAAGACCCAGCGCGAGGTCGCCGACGTCGCGCAGGTGACCGAGGTCACCATCCGCAACCGGTACCAGGAACAGATCGAAGCGATGGGCTTCCGTTGAGCTGTCGGCTGACCTGAAAGTATTTATCTCGCGTTCTCGACGGCGGTGACGTGAACCGCCGTGCAATCCTCCACGCACTCGGGAGCGGTGTGGCCGTTGGCCTCGCCGGAGTGCGCCGTGCGCGACGACGCAGCGCCGAGCGAAGGTGAAGTCGCAGCCGACGCCCGGACCGTATTCCGACTGGACGTCCCGCGTATCCGGACGGCCCGCGCTATCCGCGAGTGACTACTGCTTCACGAAGACGAACACTTCCCGGTTCCACAGTCCGAGTTCGTAGCGCGTCGACTCGTACCCCTCCAGTCGCCGAGCGACCTGACTCCGCCTCTCCCCGTCCGCGACGACGACCGCCGGTTCGCCGGCGACCATCGTCAACCCGTTCGGGTCGGCGACGCTCGTCTGTCGCGCGTCGAGGCGCTCGAAGTACCACGGGAGCGGGAGCCGGTTCCCCCACGCGTCCGACACCGGCGGCCGGCGGTCGCTGTCGGCGTTCAGCGTGTAGAACGCCTCACCGACGTAGACGACGTCGGGGCCGTCCGTGCGCTCCATCGCCGCCGAGGCGTTTTCGAGCATCGGTTCGAGCGGTTGTGAGGGCTGTGCGTACTGCGCGAGGTCGTCGTCGGGGCCCGGTTGGCCGTAGACGTTCGCGGCGACGACGCCGCCGACGTGCGCCAGAAGGACGAGCGAGACGAGTGCGACGACGCCGACGCGGGCCGCTCGGTCGCGTTCGAGTCCGATACGCCCCATCCGTGCGAGCGCCGCCACGCCGAGCGCCGCCGGAAGCGTCAGCGCGGTCACCGTGTGGACGGCGAGCCACGGCGCGAACTGCTCGGCGAGCATCGGCACGAGAAGCAGCGAGACGCCGGCCCAGAAGCCGAAGAAGTGCAGCAGCGGTCGCCGCCCGCCGGTCAGATAGCGGTCGTAGAAGAACGCCCCGACGGCGAGACCGAGCACCGGGAGCGACGCGGTGACGAGCAGTTCGGCGTAGTCGAGGACGTACGGGAGCAGTTCGTGGCCGTCCGTCCGCCGGTAGTCGACGCGGACGGCCCAGAACTTCCGGAACGACCCGAGAAACGCCGACTCGACCGTCGCCGGGAGCGTCGTCAGGTTCCAGAGGCCGACGCCGTCGGCGTCGCCGGCGCGGGGCGCGTAGAAGACGAACACCACGCCGAGCAGGAGGAACGTCGAGCGCGCCAGCGGCGTCGCCCGCGAGACGAGTCCGCGCCGGATGCGTCCGGCGGCCGCGACCGGGTTCGAATCGCCGCGGACGCGGAGGTGGTCGAACGTCAGCACCGCCGCCAGCGCCCAGCAGAGGAGCGTGACGACCGCGAAGCCCGACGTGGAGAGCAGGAGACCGACTGCGGCGACGCCGGCGTACAGCGACCCGCGACTGTCGGCGTCGACGGCGCGGAGGAAGCAGCCGACTGCGAGCAGCGAGAACGCGGTCAGTAGCAACTCGCCGCGGGCGAACCGCGAGTAGTAGAGCAGCACCGGTTCGACGGCGAGGACGAGCGCGAACGCGACCGTCTCGTCGTCGCGGAGTCGGCTTCGGTAGAGGAGCGCGACGAGCGGGAGCAGCCCGCCCGCGAGCGCGACGACGAGGCGAGCGGTGAAGTCGTTCGCGCCGAAGAGCGCGAACACGTGGCGGTTGACGAGCGGGAGAAACGTCCCGCCGGCGACGGGGCGGTACTCGAACGCGCCGGTGTCGAGGTAGCGGAGCGTCCAGTAGCCGACGCGCGCTTCGTCCCAGTGAAACGCCCTCGCGCCGAGTCCGGCGAGACGGGCGACGAGACCGACGACCGCGAGCGCGGCGACCGCGAGCGTCGCGCGGTCGAACCGGGAGCGGGCGTCGCCGCGAGGTGTCATGTCCCTTCCTGCCGCACCCTGGGGTAGAAGCCTTTCGGGTTTCGCCGCTCGCGGCGTCGGTACGTGTTCGTAGCGTCAGTACGGGTTCGCAGCGTCGGTACGGGTTCGTAGCGTCCGTACGGGTTCGTAGCGTCGATACGTGTTCGCAGCGAGGCGGTTCGCAACCGTCAACAGGCGCAACGACGTACCGCGTCGTATGTCGATACTCGACTCGCTGCCGAGTCGCCCGCTGTCGGACGCCGAACTCGCCTCGCTGAACCGCGCCGACGCCGTGGAGTTGGCCATCGCCGTCGACGACGGCGGGCCGACCGAGGCGCTGCTGTTGGCGACCGAGTCGTGGGTGAAGGCGCTCGTGTTCGGCGGCGAGGACGGTGGATGGCGAACCGCGGACACCGTGTCGCTCGACGAGGTGGAGCGGTACGAAGCGCTCAAGCGGTGCGAGGAGAGCGCTCGGTCGCTCCGCGCCTGACCGCCACCCGAACTCGAAAAACGACGCCGACCCCGACGCGGTCGGGTCACCGCGTCGGGAGAGACTCTCGGGGCGTTTTCGGGCGAGGGTTCTAATCACTGGTCTGCGTACACTCTCGTATGTACGACCGAATCCTCTTGCCGACGGACGGAAGCGAGGCGGCGGAGGCGGCCGCTCCCGACGCGTTCGAACTCGCCGAGACGTACGGTGCGGAAATCCACGTGCTCTACGTCGTCGACACGCGGACGCTCGCCACCGTCGACTTGGGTGCCGAGAGGGTTCTCACGATGCTCGAAGAGGAGGGCAATGCCGCCGTCGAGCGTCTCCGCTCCCGGGCCGAAGACGCCGGCCTCGACGTCGTCACCGCCGTCGAGTCGGGCTCGCCGGCGAGTATCATCGTCGATTACAGCGAGGACCACGACGTCGACCTCGTCGTCATGGCGACGCACGGCCGACGCGGACTCGACCGATATCTGCTCGGCAGCGTCGCCGAGCGGGTCGTCCGGGGTTCCGACGCGCCGGTGCTCACCGTGAGGTACGTCACGGACGCCGAATAACGTCGTCGTACACCGAGTAAGTCGTCGATACCGCCGATGGGCGGGAAGAGTGCGTCCGCTCGACGTCGTTCGAAGGAACTCGGTCCGGTGAGGACCGGTCCCGAAATCAGAGGCATGGTCGCCGCGCAGGCGACGGCGTTTGCGGCCGTCGCGGCCGGTGGAACGTCCGGACACGGGAGCGTCCGGCTACGCCGACAACCGGTACAGAGCACGCGCGTTCCACGTATAACTGTTTCCCAGACTGACCCCGTCTGGTCGCCGTATCGACGCGACAGCAGTCCGAACGACGCGGTTCGGAGACCTCTCCGTTACCTGCCGTCTCCTCGAACAGTCTGTCTGGCCGAACGGACACGAAGGGCCTACGGAACTACAATCTCGGCGTAATCGAGCGTGAAACGGATTACGATGGCCGTGATACTGCCCGAGCGTCGGGAAATACCGGCTTGTTCGCCATTTGGCTGCACGTTACTTT is a genomic window of Haloprofundus halophilus containing:
- a CDS encoding isochorismate synthase; this translates as MNPAQRNQQTTASHAEATLVSRSCEIPDVSFRAFLADQTAPRVHWASPDGLELVGGGAAAHLSASGPERFDHLRDEAAAVFDDVDHEGPAATRPRMLGGLSFDAGHEETPPWTGFAAATFVLPRVQLTRGDDATWLTVVEYGPDATPETADSALDAARDSLSELPMMRPSGGSPGVVDRRWRTPRDEWVAQVEQVTERIRSGDLLKVVLATALDLELAERVDIPDVLERLRRTYPECYRFLVQPTDEAAFFGPPPERLVKRDGRTVETEALAGSMPRGETPEDDADFAASLLESEKLQHEQQLVADTVCEQLERFGDVTARDKRIRKLSNIQHLWTPISATLDDDTHVLSLVEALHPTPAVGGLPLEAALETIRQTESFDRGWYASPVGWFDAEGDGEFAVGIRSGVAGGTRATLFAGNGIVGDSDPEAEWEELQPKVRPILDELER
- a CDS encoding sulfite oxidase-like oxidoreductase, with the protein product MSKNVTGLYEEFGGDRLPPGQRKTERFPVLSKSGTPSWDPASWQFDVWGAVGEQLQFSYEEFKDLPAETHIQDFHCVTGWSKFDCEFTGVTFPTLAKMAGVDDDAVHVMFHALDGYTTNLSLEECMRDEVLFVYEYDGEPLPADHGGPLRVVTPHKYAYKGAKWVEGVEFLTEAERGYWEKRGYSNTANPWNEERYS
- a CDS encoding DUF7120 family protein, with amino-acid sequence MPKVKMNIPEHIEMQIAQLVEQGEFVNREEAVEELLSTGMKAYKTSGPMDNDEPGFEDDGMMGHEDEYVF
- a CDS encoding UPF0058 family protein, with product MHKDDLLELHEQMVIIMEYFRSQEGVDSSLFDPYDELSVEPSHVHKSKSEHKHAVFVLGNALASAMSDDEFSNAGRVGKRMEELANDAESKI
- a CDS encoding M24 family metallopeptidase, whose product is MDRTLIAGKVEQARAAVASDDTDCWITFCRETDEVDEPCLPYILGFDVVWPTAVVVGPEASAVVLGRHDAPNAERLGVHDVYPYDESFVPALREALDSVAADAETVAVNFDRDDNVADGLTHGLYLQLRDAIGDEYEFASAGDVVREVRGLKSATERERIYAAAETTEELLAAMVEAWDPSWTEAEIVDWLHARMTERDLGSAWSWEYCPTVHAGGASEVGHTLPGDRSVPRNELLHVDFGVRQDGYSADIQRLYVRGDVPDGLRSAFEDVRAAIDAGHEVLEAGVEGHEVDTAAREALTDAGWPAFEHAFGHQVGRAAHDGGTLLGPLWDRYGDAPNGEVRVGEIYTMELGVDTEWGYVGQEEMVEITETGTEWVVDPQTELRSL
- a CDS encoding rhomboid family intramembrane serine protease encodes the protein MFAVPSWLPLSRLALVAVAVACLYVAWRLDDRRERRVAALRSRLLYGVPWGTLVSALFVLAVYLVVQGGYQYWYRPVVVPFRAWSYLYPTGMLTAAFSHSGAGHLLGNLFGTLTLAPLVEYAWGHYPTAREGESLGSSKWRADPRVRAFLLFPAAVVAVGLFTALFSVGPIVGFSGVVFAFAGFALVYYPLTTVLALSASRVVDLLYDSLVDPTTVASSRETIVSPWWAQIAIQGHAIGLLAGVFLALWLVDRRGDEFPSALRLWTGVLLFSVSQSLWAVYWYRGGDSYVLFRAVGLALVLLLATLVAAAVGASGRPLLGRVGASVRERAGDVVGDGSGRRTRESGDERGGESGGRNGLRSVTGRQAAVALLLVGAAAITGPAIAVNMVTTAGDDSPGESVQVRGYEVTYAENVTNGMVSVLDLEGFGESTSVTTSGVVVRNPDRNIWTREVSKAQLAFRGRSAVRVGGVGWRETVVANRTGWSLAGSNASYRVTLAVDGDETTAYTSPPATAEPVVAGQNVSIAAENESFRLVVGTENDTVSAPVPRTNESVTLREIRFTNRDGKLYAETNGTRVRVASRERYR
- a CDS encoding METTL5 family protein, yielding MGDRRALETQLAVVAGFDNPQVRLEQYPTPPDIAAHVVHLADLQGDVDGRTVVDLGTGTGMLALGAALRGPDRVVGVELDAEALATARDNERRVGTTTPIHWVRADATRAPLCVSDSASKTTVLMNPPFGAQNGNRGADRAFLSTAAALADVSYSIHNRGSREFVESFAADEGGEVTHAFGATLTLERQFDFHDEATKDLDTEVFRIRWS
- a CDS encoding transcription initiation factor IIB produces the protein MERPSRQRQREQQAEQTSDETLQCPECSSTDVITDADQGELVCDDCGLVIDERSIDRGPEWRAFNHSERQSKSRVGAPITETMHDRGLTTTIDWKDKDAYGRSLSSEKRSQMHRLRKWQERIRTKDAGERNLQFALSEIDRMASALGVPRSVREVASVIYRRALNEDLIRGRSIEGVATSALYAACRQEGIPRSLDEVAEVSRVPQKEIGRTYRYISQELGLELKPVDPKQFVPRFASALELSEEVQAKATEIIDVSAEQGLLSGKSPTGFAAAAIYAASLLCNEKKTQREVADVAQVTEVTIRNRYQEQIEAMGFR